From the unidentified bacterial endosymbiont genome, one window contains:
- the recJ gene encoding single-stranded-DNA-specific exonuclease RecJ — protein sequence MKAPIKLRRREAVETADLPAELSPLLKRLYASRGVRSADDLERSVKGLLPWQQLNGVETAAEILYNAFRDSTRIVVVGDFDADGATSTALSVLSLRAMGCENVTYLVPNRFEDGYGLSPEVVDQAHARGAQLILTVDNGISSHSGVDHAHALGIPVLVTDHHLPGETLPAAEAIVNPNLRDCTFPSKSLAGVGVAFYLMLALRTLLRDKGWFESRGKAVPNLAEYLDLVALGTVADVVPLDANNRILTWQGLSRIRAGKCRPGIKALLEISNRDPLKLAASDLGFALGPRLNAAGRLDDMSVGVALLLCDNTGEARVLANELDALNQTRKEIEQGMQAEALTLCEKLERNGDTLPGGLAMYHPEWHQGVVGILASRIKERFHRPVIAFAPAGDGTLKGSGRSIQGLHMRDALERLDTLHPGLMIKFGGHAMAAGLSLEEAKFAEFQRLFGELVTDWIDPALLQGEVVSDGALTAAEMSMEVAQILRDAGPWGQMFPEPLFDGRFRLLQQRIVGERHLKVMVEPVGGGPLLDGIAFNVDTSVWPDHGVHEVELAYKLDINEFRGNRSLQIIIDNIWPI from the coding sequence GTGAAAGCCCCGATAAAACTGCGCCGCCGCGAAGCGGTTGAAACCGCTGATTTACCTGCCGAGCTTTCTCCGCTTTTAAAGCGGCTCTATGCCAGCCGTGGCGTGCGTTCGGCGGACGATCTTGAGCGCAGCGTTAAAGGACTGCTGCCCTGGCAGCAGCTGAACGGTGTCGAAACCGCAGCGGAAATACTCTACAACGCATTTCGCGACAGCACGCGCATTGTGGTAGTGGGGGATTTCGATGCCGACGGTGCGACCAGCACCGCACTGAGCGTGCTTAGCCTGCGTGCGATGGGCTGCGAGAATGTCACTTATCTGGTGCCTAACCGTTTCGAAGACGGTTACGGGCTCAGTCCGGAAGTGGTCGATCAAGCCCATGCGCGCGGTGCGCAATTGATCCTGACCGTCGATAACGGGATCTCTTCTCATTCTGGGGTTGATCATGCTCATGCCCTGGGCATCCCCGTACTGGTTACCGATCACCACCTGCCGGGTGAAACGCTGCCCGCCGCCGAAGCGATCGTCAACCCCAACCTGCGCGATTGTACTTTTCCGTCGAAATCCCTGGCGGGCGTCGGTGTGGCATTTTATTTGATGCTGGCGCTACGCACGCTACTGCGTGACAAGGGCTGGTTTGAATCACGCGGTAAAGCCGTGCCAAATCTGGCCGAGTATCTCGACCTTGTGGCGCTTGGCACCGTGGCGGATGTTGTGCCGCTGGATGCTAACAACCGTATTCTCACCTGGCAGGGTTTAAGCCGTATTCGGGCGGGCAAGTGCCGTCCGGGCATTAAAGCACTGCTGGAAATATCCAACCGCGATCCGCTCAAGCTGGCGGCAAGCGATTTGGGGTTTGCCCTGGGGCCGCGTCTGAATGCAGCCGGCAGGCTGGATGATATGTCCGTTGGCGTGGCGCTACTGCTGTGCGACAACACGGGTGAAGCGCGGGTGCTGGCAAATGAACTGGATGCCCTGAACCAGACCCGTAAAGAGATCGAACAAGGAATGCAGGCCGAAGCGCTGACCCTGTGTGAAAAGCTGGAACGCAACGGTGATACGCTGCCTGGCGGTCTGGCGATGTACCACCCCGAGTGGCATCAGGGCGTGGTTGGCATTCTGGCGTCGCGTATTAAGGAGCGTTTCCACCGTCCGGTGATTGCCTTTGCACCCGCAGGCGACGGTACGCTAAAAGGCTCCGGGCGATCGATACAAGGGCTCCACATGCGCGATGCGCTGGAGCGTCTGGATACGCTTCACCCCGGGCTGATGATCAAATTTGGCGGTCACGCGATGGCGGCAGGGTTATCACTGGAAGAGGCAAAGTTCGCCGAGTTCCAGCGCCTGTTCGGTGAGCTGGTGACCGACTGGATCGATCCGGCCCTGCTGCAGGGCGAAGTGGTTTCCGACGGCGCGCTTACAGCGGCAGAGATGTCGATGGAGGTAGCCCAGATTCTGCGTGATGCAGGCCCCTGGGGACAGATGTTCCCCGAGCCATTATTCGATGGCCGCTTCCGCTTGCTGCAGCAGCGCATCGTGGGTGAACGTCATCTCAAAGTGATGGTCGAGCCTGTCGGTGGCGGCCCGCTACTGGACGGTATCGCCTTTAACGTTGACACCTCTGTCTGGCCAGACCACGGCGTGCACGAAGTTGAGCTGGCGTATAAGCTCGATATTAACGAGTTTCGCGGCAACCGCTCTCTTCAGATCATCATCGACAATATCTGGCCAATTTAG
- the prfB gene encoding peptide chain release factor 2 (programmed frameshift), with amino-acid sequence MFEINPVKNRIQDLTERSDVLRGYLDYDAKKERLEEVNAELEQPDVWNEPERAQALGKERSSLEAIVDTLDQMSQGLEDVSGLLELAVEANDEETFNEAVAELDVLEEKLAQLEFRRMFSGEYDSADCYLDIQAGSGGTEAQDWASMLARMYLRWAEARGFKTEIIEESEGEVAGIKSITIKIIGDYAYGWLRTETGVHRLVRKSPFDSGGRRHTSFSSAFVYPEVKDDIDIEINPADLRIDVYRASGAGGQHVNRTESAVRITHLPTNTVTQCQNDRSQHKNKDQAMKQMKAKLYELEMQKKNAEKQAMEDNKSDIGWGSQIRSYVLDDSRIKDLRTGVETRNTQAVLDGSLDQFIEASLKAGL; translated from the exons ATGTTTGAAATTAATCCGGTAAAAAACCGCATTCAGGACCTCACGGAGCGCTCTGACGTTCTTAGGGGGTATCTT GACTACGATGCCAAGAAAGAGCGTCTTGAAGAAGTAAACGCCGAGCTGGAACAGCCGGACGTCTGGAACGAGCCTGAACGCGCGCAGGCGCTGGGTAAAGAGCGTTCCTCTCTCGAAGCCATTGTAGATACCCTCGACCAAATGTCACAGGGGCTGGAAGATGTCTCTGGTCTGTTAGAGCTGGCTGTCGAAGCTAACGACGAAGAAACCTTTAACGAAGCCGTGGCAGAACTCGACGTTCTTGAAGAGAAGCTGGCGCAGCTCGAGTTCCGTCGCATGTTCTCCGGTGAATATGATAGCGCCGACTGCTATCTCGATATACAGGCCGGTTCTGGCGGTACAGAAGCGCAGGACTGGGCGAGCATGCTGGCGCGTATGTATTTGCGCTGGGCAGAAGCGCGCGGCTTCAAAACCGAGATCATCGAAGAGTCTGAAGGTGAAGTGGCGGGTATTAAGTCGATCACCATTAAGATTATCGGTGATTACGCTTACGGCTGGCTGCGTACCGAAACTGGCGTTCACCGTCTGGTGCGTAAGAGTCCATTTGATTCCGGCGGCCGCCGCCACACCTCCTTCAGCTCCGCGTTTGTCTACCCGGAAGTGAAAGACGATATTGATATCGAAATCAACCCGGCAGATCTGCGTATTGACGTTTATCGCGCCTCCGGTGCGGGTGGTCAGCACGTTAACCGTACGGAATCAGCGGTGCGTATTACTCACCTTCCTACGAATACAGTCACGCAGTGCCAGAACGACCGTTCCCAGCATAAGAACAAAGACCAGGCCATGAAGCAGATGAAAGCCAAGCTTTATGAACTGGAAATGCAGAAGAAAAATGCTGAGAAACAGGCGATGGAGGACAACAAGTCCGACATCGGTTGGGGCAGCCAGATCCGTTCTTACGTCCTTGATGACTCCCGCATTAAAGACTTGCGTACCGGGGTTGAAACCCGTAACACGCAGGCGGTGCTGGACGGCAGCCTGGACCAATTTATCGAAGCAAGTTTGAAAGCAGGGTTATGA